A single window of Camarhynchus parvulus chromosome 9, STF_HiC, whole genome shotgun sequence DNA harbors:
- the LOC115907113 gene encoding G-protein coupled receptor 35-like — MENCTDGDAHGNTVVLQLLVYIPVLALGIPLNAIAFWVFCCKIKRWTETKVYMINLIVADTFLLFTLPFLLYFTEYIHPIDWLCLTIQSIYFINMPMSIFVITLIAIDRYIAIKFPLKAKILRSPLKSASACGFLWIAMITYSISYCTHRSNKEVFCFRKQSLLPKYSSLFYSICGYFIPLGIVMFCSVQVIRCLKKKMATCPHETKLFQKAVQIVSVNLCVFAICFSPFHIAVLLRFAVEAAGACSLMPGVITYIKVSACLANCNCCLDAFCYYFAAKEFPEFSSMFPKCIFIRSKMNQSEESQPPTDQVMI, encoded by the coding sequence ATGGAGAACTGCACTGACGGAGATGCACATGGCAACACTGTGGTGCTTCAGCTGCTTGTGTACATCCCAGTGCTCGCTCTGGGGATCCCACTGAACGCAATTGCCTTCTGGGTCTTCTGCTGCAAAATCAAGAGGTGGACCGAGACCAAGGTGTACATGATCAACCTCATCGTGGCAGACACTTTCCTGCTCTTCACCTTGCCTTTCCTGCTGTATTTTACTGAGTACATACATCCCATAGACTGGCTGTGTTTAACCATACAAAGCATCTATTTTATAAACATGCCTATGAGCATCTTTGTCATCACCCTGATTGCGATTGATCGATACATTGCAATCAAGTTCCCTCTAAAAGCAAAGATCCTTCGATCCCCACTGAAGTCAGCTTCTGCCTGTGGCTTTCTTTGGATAGCAATGATAACTTATTCCATTTCATATTGCACACATCGCAGTAACAAGGAAGTTTTTTGCTTTCGGAAACAATCTCTTCTACCTAAATATTCCTCTTTATTCTACAGCATCTGTGGGTATTTTATTCCCTTGGGGATTGTAATGTTTTGCTCAGTACAAGTCATCAGATGTCTAAAAAAGAAGATGGCCACATGCCCTCATGAGACAAAATTATTCCAGAAGGCAGTGCAGATAGTTTCTGtgaatttgtgtgtgtttgctaTCTGTTTCTCACCTTTCCACATCGCAGTGCTCTTGCGGTTTGCAGTGGAAGCTGCTGGAGCTTGTTCTCTGATGCCAGGAGTTATAACCTATATTAAGGTCTCTGCATGCTTAGCAAATTGTAACTGCTGTCTGGATGCATTTTGCTATTACTTTGCAGCCAAGGAATTTCCAGAGTTTTCTTCTATGTTCCCCAAGTGTATATTTATCAGGTCCAAGATGAACCAAAGCGAGGAGTCACAGCCACCCACGGATCAAGTGATGATATGA